One Peribacillus simplex NBRC 15720 = DSM 1321 genomic region harbors:
- the nadD gene encoding nicotinate (nicotinamide) nucleotide adenylyltransferase codes for MGKIGVYGSSFDPVTNVHLWTASTIAHRAKLDKVIFLPCADGRIDKQMKTSNEHRWEMLKLAIGGNPLFEVSDYEINERAGTSKQYTWYTMEYFKSRFPKDEVYFIMGADLLEDIDNQELPVHLRWKFREKLIANHKFIVMSRDGIDMLKIISKSPLLRNYDDGNTFHLIDKGLSMEISSTYIRDEFAMGGEPRYLLPDQCYQYIVDNKLYQKGSNS; via the coding sequence ATGGGCAAAATTGGAGTTTATGGATCTTCCTTTGATCCGGTCACGAATGTGCATTTATGGACAGCATCGACCATTGCGCATCGTGCTAAGCTAGATAAGGTGATTTTTTTGCCTTGCGCAGATGGCCGTATCGATAAACAGATGAAAACGAGCAATGAACACCGTTGGGAAATGCTCAAGCTGGCTATAGGGGGCAATCCATTATTCGAAGTTAGTGATTATGAAATAAATGAACGCGCCGGAACTAGTAAACAATATACTTGGTATACGATGGAATATTTTAAATCACGATTTCCAAAGGACGAAGTTTATTTCATAATGGGTGCAGATTTACTTGAAGATATTGATAATCAGGAGTTACCGGTACACTTACGATGGAAATTCAGGGAAAAATTGATTGCCAATCATAAATTCATCGTCATGTCACGGGATGGGATCGATATGCTGAAAATAATATCCAAAAGTCCATTGCTAAGGAATTATGATGATGGCAATACATTTCACCTTATTGATAAAGGCCTATCCATGGAAATCAGCTCTACATATATAAGGGATGAATTCGCGATGGGCGGGGAACCAAGATATTTGCTGCCTGATCAGTGTTATCAGTATATCGTGGACAATAAGCTGTATCAAAAAGGATCAAATTCTTAA
- a CDS encoding MerR family transcriptional regulator, whose protein sequence is MNIYRIGQLAELANVSRRTIDYYTQLGMLNYEKTGSRYRYYTEDALNRLQMINRYKEQNMPLTEIKERLLVWSEATVDSEQVLLMVDKISTDLKGLENELLELKPLLEQLDEQQLTYAAQQLSVRGSSLLSIIAMLT, encoded by the coding sequence GTGAATATATATCGGATTGGCCAGCTTGCTGAACTTGCGAATGTTTCGAGAAGAACCATTGACTATTACACACAATTAGGAATGCTGAACTATGAAAAAACTGGGTCAAGATATCGATATTACACAGAAGATGCTTTAAATCGTCTTCAAATGATTAATCGGTATAAAGAACAGAATATGCCGTTGACTGAAATCAAGGAACGGTTACTTGTCTGGTCTGAAGCCACTGTTGATTCTGAGCAAGTGCTCTTGATGGTGGACAAGATATCTACAGACCTTAAAGGACTGGAGAATGAATTGCTTGAATTAAAGCCGTTACTGGAACAGCTCGATGAACAGCAATTAACATATGCTGCACAACAGCTTTCCGTTCGGGGCAGCTCTTTATTGAGCATCATTGCCATGCTCACCTAA
- a CDS encoding NADH-dependent flavin oxidoreductase, whose protein sequence is MNQKYEKIFQPYIFPSGVEVKNRIMMAPMTTYSSDDQGVVTDDELAYYAERSAGVGAVVTACAYVSAGGKGFPGQLSADDDFFIPSLRKLAETIQSNGSKAILQIYHGGRQSPPELLPDNQPVSASAIASSEEAPVPREMSEDEIQDVIKAFGEATRRAIEAGFDGVEIHGANTYLLQQFFSPHSNRRTDNWGGTLGKRLIFPLTIVNEVEKTVAEHAKKPFIIGYRLSPEEGSNPGITLDDTIQFVDRLANQNLDYLHISVGHFWNGSFRESDRTKSRIVKIYDKVGNRIPVVGVGSLHTPDEVAEAMETGVPFIALGRELLMEPHWIEKIRSGKEAEIRTTLSKKDQDELVIPDPLWEKLIQIKGWLPVVE, encoded by the coding sequence ATGAATCAAAAATACGAAAAGATCTTTCAACCATATATATTTCCATCAGGGGTAGAAGTGAAAAATCGTATCATGATGGCTCCTATGACCACTTATTCTTCGGATGATCAAGGCGTTGTAACCGATGATGAACTGGCCTATTACGCTGAACGCTCGGCTGGTGTAGGCGCGGTGGTCACTGCATGTGCCTATGTATCTGCTGGAGGCAAGGGATTCCCGGGCCAACTTAGTGCAGATGACGATTTCTTTATCCCATCCTTGAGAAAACTAGCTGAAACGATTCAGTCAAACGGGTCAAAAGCGATTCTGCAAATATATCATGGAGGCCGGCAAAGTCCGCCGGAATTATTGCCTGATAACCAACCTGTATCTGCAAGTGCCATTGCTTCCAGCGAGGAAGCACCTGTACCGCGGGAAATGAGTGAAGATGAAATACAAGACGTTATTAAGGCATTTGGCGAAGCAACAAGAAGGGCCATCGAAGCAGGATTCGATGGTGTGGAAATCCATGGTGCCAATACGTACTTGCTTCAACAATTCTTCTCGCCGCACTCGAACCGTCGTACGGATAACTGGGGTGGAACACTGGGAAAACGATTGATTTTCCCGCTTACCATTGTGAATGAAGTCGAGAAAACGGTTGCTGAGCATGCGAAAAAGCCGTTTATCATCGGCTACCGCCTTTCTCCTGAAGAAGGCAGCAATCCTGGAATCACTTTAGATGATACGATCCAATTCGTTGATAGATTAGCGAATCAAAATCTGGATTATCTACATATATCGGTAGGTCACTTCTGGAATGGCTCATTCCGTGAGAGTGATAGGACAAAGTCGCGCATCGTTAAAATTTACGATAAAGTAGGTAATCGTATCCCGGTGGTCGGTGTAGGATCACTGCATACACCCGATGAAGTTGCAGAAGCTATGGAAACGGGTGTCCCTTTTATCGCCCTTGGCCGTGAACTTCTTATGGAACCGCATTGGATTGAAAAAATCAGGTCTGGAAAAGAAGCGGAAATACGGACTACCCTCTCAAAAAAAGATCAGGATGAATTGGTCATTCCAGATCCGCTTTGGGAAAAGTTGATTCAGATAAAAGGTTGGCTCCCGGTTGTGGAGTGA
- a CDS encoding cyclase family protein: MAEGVICQCREIRMSTHLGTYIDAPYHFDGNGKKSSNLILINKLALLL, from the coding sequence ATGGCTGAAGGGGTCATCTGTCAATGTAGGGAAATCCGGATGAGTACCCATTTAGGAACTTATATTGATGCTCCCTATCATTTTGATGGGAATGGAAAAAAGTCATCGAACTTGATCTTGATTAATAAATTGGCACTGCTACTGTAG
- the kynU gene encoding kynureninase codes for MKEYAKTLDQEDPLVSYRKEFYLNPGMIYMDGNSLGLLSKRAEKSLMKSLEDWKRYGIDGWTEGAEPWFYFSERLGELSAPLVGAARDEVIMGGSTTANLHQLAATFFEPRAGRNKILADELTFPSDIYALQSQLQLHGLNPSEHLVQVKSRDGKFLEEDDIIAEMNEEIALIVLPTVLYRSGQILDMERLTKEAHARGIMIGFDACHSVGAVPHWFDNWEVDFAFWCNYKHLNGGPGCVAGLYVNRKHFARLPGLAGWFGSRKDKQFDMEHSFTQANSAGAFQIGTPHILSMAPLLGSLEMFAEVGIEQVRKKSLRLTQYLMELLESELMGYGFEIGSPRHESKRGGHIILEHPEAARICKALKQEAIIPDYREPNMIRLAPVALYTSFQEVYETVQVLKKIMDGRLYENYENKRGIIA; via the coding sequence ATGAAAGAGTATGCGAAAACTTTAGATCAGGAAGATCCATTAGTTTCTTACAGAAAGGAATTCTATTTGAACCCCGGGATGATTTATATGGATGGAAACTCATTGGGACTTTTATCGAAGCGGGCTGAGAAAAGTTTAATGAAGTCATTGGAAGATTGGAAAAGGTATGGAATAGACGGCTGGACGGAGGGTGCAGAGCCCTGGTTTTACTTTTCTGAGAGATTGGGTGAATTGAGTGCCCCGTTGGTAGGGGCTGCAAGGGATGAAGTAATAATGGGAGGATCAACTACAGCTAATCTGCATCAGCTTGCGGCCACTTTTTTTGAACCGAGAGCTGGCAGGAATAAGATTTTGGCGGATGAACTAACGTTTCCGAGTGATATCTATGCACTTCAAAGCCAACTCCAATTGCATGGGCTTAATCCTTCAGAACATTTAGTTCAGGTGAAAAGCCGAGATGGTAAATTCCTTGAAGAAGATGACATCATTGCAGAGATGAACGAGGAAATCGCGTTGATTGTGCTTCCGACGGTTTTATATCGCAGCGGTCAGATCCTTGATATGGAGAGGTTGACGAAGGAAGCGCATGCTCGTGGAATCATGATAGGTTTCGATGCCTGTCATTCCGTGGGTGCCGTTCCGCACTGGTTTGACAACTGGGAAGTGGATTTCGCGTTTTGGTGTAATTATAAGCATTTGAATGGCGGACCGGGTTGTGTAGCTGGGTTATATGTGAACCGTAAGCATTTTGCAAGGCTGCCCGGTTTGGCTGGTTGGTTTGGCTCAAGGAAAGATAAGCAGTTCGATATGGAACATTCCTTTACCCAGGCAAATTCGGCAGGAGCCTTCCAGATTGGAACTCCCCATATATTAAGCATGGCTCCCCTTTTAGGCTCACTTGAAATGTTTGCGGAAGTGGGGATAGAACAAGTTCGGAAGAAATCCTTGAGGCTGACTCAATATCTTATGGAGTTATTAGAATCGGAATTGATGGGATATGGATTTGAAATTGGGAGTCCAAGGCATGAATCAAAAAGGGGCGGTCATATCATCCTTGAACATCCAGAAGCTGCGAGAATATGTAAAGCATTGAAACAAGAGGCCATCATACCTGATTATCGTGAACCGAATATGATTCGTTTAGCACCTGTTGCTCTTTATACCTCTTTTCAGGAAGTCTATGAAACTGTACAGGTACTAAAAAAGATCATGGACGGCAGATTATATGAAAACTATGAAAATAAAAGGGGAATCATTGCCTAG
- a CDS encoding SulP family inorganic anion transporter: protein MIKDSRFQGYNMKGFQKDVTAGLVVGVVAIPLGLAFAIASGVEPIYGLYTTIIAGILISILGGSKYQIGGPTGAFVPLLFGIVMQYGYESLLIAGFLAGMILVLMGLLKLGNLMKFIPRPVIIGFTTGIAIIIFSGQIANFFGMKVEKHEAFMDNMKELVIKADTINIYSVIVAIICFVVILLAPRLLPRVPGPLLGLLISTMAAYLLFPDKVATIGSTYGAIPRGFPEFQVPELSVEVIITLLPVAFTIALLGGVESLLSATVADNMGGTKHDSNKELVGQGIANIATPFFGGIPATGAIARTATNIKSGAVSPMSGVIHGIVVLLVLLVLSPYAEHIPLASMAPILMFVAWNMSERKEFAHVLKTKTADSAVLLVTFLVTVFTDLIMGVGIGLLIAFITFIAKMSHTLKVRERSHEITEIVPIDNSDSKINVYNLEGPLFFGSIDVLESSILANLDNKTKVLVLSMHRVTYMDTSAEAALLAIVNRIGNYKGKLIISGIQQQPKELLLSTGLYHKIEKQHFFKSKEDALYFAKKQLKGNSDKVV, encoded by the coding sequence ATGATAAAAGATTCTAGATTTCAAGGATATAATATGAAGGGTTTTCAAAAGGACGTAACGGCAGGATTGGTCGTAGGTGTTGTAGCCATTCCTTTAGGATTGGCTTTTGCAATTGCTTCAGGCGTCGAACCGATATACGGGTTATATACGACCATCATCGCTGGAATCCTCATATCGATTTTGGGTGGCTCCAAGTATCAAATTGGAGGACCGACCGGGGCATTTGTTCCTTTATTATTTGGAATCGTTATGCAATATGGGTATGAAAGTCTGCTTATTGCCGGGTTTTTAGCGGGGATGATATTAGTCTTGATGGGTCTTCTTAAGTTAGGCAATTTGATGAAGTTCATTCCCCGTCCAGTCATCATTGGATTTACAACAGGAATTGCGATAATAATCTTTTCAGGGCAAATTGCCAACTTCTTTGGTATGAAAGTGGAAAAACATGAAGCGTTCATGGATAACATGAAGGAACTGGTGATTAAAGCAGACACGATCAATATATATAGTGTGATTGTTGCGATTATATGTTTTGTCGTCATACTGCTGGCACCTAGACTTCTGCCACGAGTGCCAGGACCGCTTCTGGGTCTGCTAATATCAACAATGGCAGCTTACCTTTTATTTCCCGATAAGGTGGCTACGATTGGTTCCACGTATGGAGCGATTCCGAGAGGTTTTCCGGAATTCCAAGTGCCGGAGCTTTCAGTGGAAGTCATTATCACACTCCTTCCCGTTGCTTTTACAATTGCCTTGTTAGGCGGTGTCGAATCATTGTTATCCGCTACCGTGGCCGATAACATGGGGGGAACCAAGCATGATAGTAATAAGGAATTGGTTGGGCAGGGAATCGCGAACATCGCGACCCCATTTTTCGGCGGGATACCTGCAACAGGTGCTATTGCCAGGACAGCTACCAATATAAAAAGCGGGGCAGTCTCCCCGATGTCCGGAGTCATTCACGGAATTGTCGTTTTACTGGTTTTGCTAGTACTTTCTCCATATGCAGAGCACATACCTTTGGCTAGCATGGCACCCATATTGATGTTTGTTGCCTGGAATATGAGTGAAAGAAAGGAATTCGCTCATGTATTGAAAACGAAGACGGCAGATTCTGCGGTTTTGCTAGTCACCTTCCTCGTCACTGTCTTCACTGATTTAATCATGGGAGTGGGAATCGGCTTATTGATTGCATTCATCACCTTCATTGCAAAAATGAGCCACACGTTAAAGGTTAGGGAAAGAAGTCATGAGATTACTGAGATTGTTCCAATTGATAATTCGGATTCAAAGATCAATGTGTATAACTTGGAAGGTCCCCTCTTCTTTGGTTCGATAGACGTCCTGGAGTCATCGATATTGGCAAACTTGGATAATAAGACGAAAGTGTTGGTATTGAGCATGCACCGGGTAACATATATGGACACTTCAGCAGAGGCTGCACTATTGGCGATTGTTAACCGCATCGGAAACTATAAGGGGAAATTAATCATTTCCGGAATCCAGCAGCAACCAAAGGAATTGTTACTCAGCACTGGTTTGTATCATAAAATAGAAAAACAGCATTTTTTTAAATCGAAGGAAGATGCCCTGTATTTTGCCAAGAAGCAGTTGAAGGGCAATTCGGATAAAGTAGTCTAA
- the kynA gene encoding tryptophan 2,3-dioxygenase, translating into MDKGPRDEHRLEESMVTDFEKDMSYEDYLHLNQILSSQHRLSGHHDEMLFIIIHQTSELWMKLILHELTAATDHIQAGRLEPSFKMLSRVARIQQQLVQSWNVLSTLTPSDYMEFREKLGNSSGFQSFQNRLIEFAMGQKNSQILAVFRHQPELYESMMAALNKPSIYDAAIGALAARGLPIDQSVLNRDWSVIYQENASVENAWLTVYRDVHKYWDLYELAEKLVDIGSQQQFWRFNHMSTVERIIGNKKGTGGSSGVSYLKKVVEQSFFPELWTLRTKL; encoded by the coding sequence ATGGATAAGGGACCAAGAGATGAACATCGTTTGGAAGAAAGTATGGTAACTGATTTTGAAAAAGATATGTCCTATGAGGACTACCTACATTTAAATCAAATATTATCAAGTCAGCATCGGCTTTCAGGCCATCACGATGAAATGCTGTTCATCATCATTCACCAAACTAGTGAATTGTGGATGAAATTGATCCTCCATGAATTGACTGCGGCAACAGACCACATTCAGGCAGGACGTTTGGAGCCTTCCTTTAAGATGCTATCCAGAGTGGCCAGGATCCAACAGCAACTTGTTCAATCCTGGAATGTGCTTTCGACCTTGACTCCATCCGATTATATGGAATTCCGGGAGAAACTAGGAAACTCTTCAGGGTTTCAATCATTTCAGAACAGGTTGATAGAATTTGCAATGGGTCAAAAGAATTCGCAAATATTGGCCGTTTTCCGTCATCAGCCCGAGCTTTATGAGTCGATGATGGCAGCCTTGAATAAACCTAGTATTTATGATGCGGCTATAGGGGCTTTGGCTGCAAGAGGGCTTCCCATTGATCAATCGGTCTTGAACAGGGATTGGTCTGTAATTTATCAGGAAAATGCAAGTGTTGAAAACGCGTGGCTGACAGTTTACCGTGATGTGCATAAATACTGGGATTTGTATGAGTTGGCCGAAAAACTCGTTGATATTGGAAGTCAACAACAATTCTGGAGATTCAATCATATGAGCACCGTAGAAAGGATCATCGGTAATAAAAAGGGAACTGGCGGATCGTCCGGTGTAAGTTATCTGAAGAAAGTGGTCGAACAGTCGTTTTTTCCTGAGCTTTGGACATTAAGGACCAAACTTTAA
- a CDS encoding glycoside hydrolase family 1 protein, with amino-acid sequence MKFPHDFLFGAASASFQIEGAWDEDGKGITNWDVFSKIPGKTYEGTNGDVAIDHYHRYKEDIKLMAEMGLESYRFSISWARILPTGDGEVNEKGLEFYNNVINECLKYGIVPFVTLYHWDLPLTLEQDGGWTNKRTAEAFVKYAEICFRAFGDRIKHWITFNETVMFCGLGYLKGAHPPGIQNDENKYFQATHYVFYAHAKAIEVYKALNHYGEIGITHVFLPAYSIDDKHENVLAARHANEYETFWYYDPILKGEYPSYVVEQLKERGWTPSWTEEELDTLKRNAEKNDFIGLNYYQPIRVEKNREAVSNMEHSRETSTLAPGNPSFDGFYRTVKMEDKTYTKWGWEISPQGFLDGLHMLKERYGDIKMYVTENGLGDEDPIIDGEVVDVPCIKYIEEHLKVIKRAIKEGIHLKGYYAWSVIDLLSWLNGYKKQYGFIYVDHHDQLNRKKKLSFHWYKHIIETRGEEL; translated from the coding sequence ATGAAGTTTCCACACGATTTTTTATTCGGAGCTGCTTCTGCTTCTTTTCAAATAGAAGGAGCATGGGATGAAGATGGTAAAGGTATAACGAATTGGGATGTCTTTTCAAAGATTCCGGGGAAAACATATGAAGGTACAAACGGGGATGTAGCGATAGACCATTATCATCGTTACAAAGAAGATATTAAATTAATGGCAGAGATGGGACTTGAATCATATCGGTTTTCCATTTCATGGGCACGTATTTTGCCAACAGGTGACGGGGAAGTAAATGAAAAAGGCTTGGAATTTTATAATAATGTTATTAATGAATGCTTAAAATATGGGATTGTTCCATTTGTTACGCTGTATCATTGGGATTTGCCTTTGACGCTTGAACAGGATGGGGGATGGACGAATAAGCGAACAGCTGAAGCATTCGTTAAGTATGCCGAAATTTGTTTTCGCGCATTCGGAGACCGCATCAAGCATTGGATCACGTTTAATGAAACGGTTATGTTTTGCGGTTTGGGCTATTTAAAAGGAGCGCACCCGCCTGGAATCCAAAACGATGAAAATAAATACTTTCAAGCGACACATTACGTTTTTTATGCACATGCAAAAGCGATAGAGGTATACAAGGCACTGAATCATTACGGTGAAATTGGAATTACCCATGTATTCCTGCCAGCCTATAGTATTGATGACAAACATGAGAATGTATTAGCTGCTCGGCATGCCAATGAATATGAAACTTTTTGGTATTATGACCCAATTTTAAAAGGGGAATATCCATCTTACGTGGTTGAGCAATTAAAGGAGAGAGGCTGGACACCAAGTTGGACCGAAGAAGAACTGGATACGCTAAAAAGAAATGCGGAGAAAAATGATTTTATTGGACTCAACTATTATCAGCCCATTCGCGTGGAAAAAAATCGGGAAGCCGTTTCAAACATGGAGCATTCAAGAGAAACATCTACTCTAGCTCCAGGAAATCCGTCTTTTGATGGCTTTTATCGGACCGTAAAAATGGAAGATAAAACATATACAAAATGGGGCTGGGAAATCTCACCTCAAGGATTTTTAGATGGACTGCATATGTTAAAAGAACGTTATGGTGATATTAAAATGTATGTTACAGAAAACGGACTTGGTGATGAGGATCCGATTATCGATGGTGAAGTAGTGGATGTTCCCTGTATTAAATATATTGAGGAACACTTAAAAGTGATTAAGCGTGCAATCAAAGAAGGCATCCATTTAAAAGGGTATTACGCATGGTCTGTCATTGATCTATTAAGTTGGTTAAACGGGTATAAGAAGCAATACGGATTTATTTACGTGGATCATCATGATCAGTTAAACCGAAAAAAGAAGCTCTCGTTTCATTGGTATAAGCATATTATCGAGACGAGAGGAGAAGAGCTGTAA
- a CDS encoding carboxylesterase/lipase family protein: MIGSIVTTVKGHLQGTMENDICVWRGVRYAKAPIDGLRFRSPEPVDNWSGVMDAVDFGPIPPQPMDRAVRTGMAGNEKMDEDCLFLNIWSPRADDKKRPVMVWIPGGAYITGAGSLDMYNGHLLSKNGDVVVVSINYRLGALGYLDFTELAGNGEIFETNLGLRDQVASLKWVKENIEAFGGDPENVTIFGESAGGNAVTTLLTVPSARGLIKQAIAESPAPTSVYGKGFARQFSEKFLEILGIGKNDIHRLKTLPAQEIVAASYQLLQENSQAMPGSLSFGPVVDGDFLPDYPLDSIRSGKAKGISLLIGTNRDEATLFDQMDPPLIPTNAAMIHKMFENTDPEAKERITNAYINYPEKEAVLGIGRDATFHIPSVWYAEAYSRFEKTWMYRFDYKTAAMRISKLGATHGMEIPFAFQTFDSALGKRITSYGSRPAALKVSHRIQGHWVKFAKHGNPNPPEGEIWPKYDETNHYTMIFDKKDYIERDPNRMIRLAWEGVGIYK; this comes from the coding sequence ATGATTGGATCAATAGTAACGACGGTAAAAGGACATCTTCAAGGTACTATGGAAAACGATATATGCGTTTGGCGTGGAGTCAGGTATGCGAAAGCGCCGATTGATGGTCTGCGTTTCCGCTCACCGGAGCCAGTTGATAATTGGAGCGGTGTCATGGATGCGGTGGATTTTGGTCCCATACCCCCGCAGCCGATGGATCGGGCGGTAAGAACAGGAATGGCCGGAAATGAAAAAATGGATGAGGATTGCTTGTTCCTGAATATTTGGTCGCCTAGAGCTGATGATAAAAAACGCCCGGTCATGGTGTGGATTCCTGGAGGAGCATATATAACGGGAGCTGGATCCCTTGATATGTACAATGGACACTTACTGTCAAAAAATGGAGATGTAGTAGTGGTAAGCATCAACTATAGACTGGGGGCACTAGGATATCTGGATTTTACCGAGTTGGCAGGTAATGGGGAAATATTTGAAACCAATTTAGGTTTACGTGATCAAGTTGCGTCTCTGAAATGGGTTAAAGAGAATATAGAAGCGTTTGGCGGCGACCCTGAAAATGTTACGATATTTGGTGAATCAGCTGGAGGTAATGCGGTGACGACTTTACTTACTGTTCCTTCAGCGAGAGGTCTTATTAAACAGGCCATTGCAGAAAGTCCTGCTCCAACATCTGTTTATGGAAAAGGATTTGCGCGCCAATTCAGTGAAAAGTTCCTTGAGATATTGGGCATTGGAAAGAATGATATCCACCGGTTAAAAACACTTCCAGCTCAAGAGATTGTCGCGGCCTCCTACCAACTCTTACAGGAAAATTCACAGGCCATGCCGGGCTCACTATCATTTGGACCTGTCGTAGATGGTGACTTCCTGCCCGATTATCCACTCGATTCGATTCGATCAGGAAAAGCAAAAGGAATATCCTTGCTTATAGGAACAAATAGGGATGAAGCGACGTTATTCGACCAGATGGATCCCCCGTTAATCCCAACCAATGCGGCGATGATTCATAAAATGTTCGAAAACACTGATCCAGAGGCGAAAGAGCGAATTACGAATGCTTATATAAATTACCCAGAAAAGGAAGCTGTGCTTGGCATTGGCCGTGATGCGACTTTCCATATTCCCTCGGTTTGGTATGCGGAGGCATACAGCCGCTTTGAAAAAACATGGATGTACCGTTTTGATTATAAAACGGCGGCAATGCGCATAAGTAAATTAGGGGCGACGCATGGTATGGAAATTCCTTTTGCCTTCCAGACTTTCGACTCTGCATTGGGGAAACGGATTACTTCATATGGTTCCAGGCCAGCTGCCCTAAAGGTTTCCCATAGAATACAGGGCCATTGGGTCAAATTTGCGAAACATGGAAACCCCAATCCCCCGGAAGGCGAAATCTGGCCGAAATATGATGAAACGAACCACTACACAATGATTTTTGATAAAAAGGATTATATTGAAAGAGATCCTAACAGAATGATAAGGTTGGCATGGGAAGGGGTAGGGATTTACAAGTGA
- a CDS encoding amino acid permease, whose protein sequence is MIAMGCAIGTGLFLGSGLAISTAGPSVLISYAIGAFIVLLLMGCLAEMTVAYPTSGSFGTIAEKYISPFAGFVVRYSYWIANVLAIGVEVSAIAVYMKYWFPAVPGSVWIFLFAALLIYVNATSVNTFGNFEYVFSMIKISAIVIFILLGAYVVIGAEPSSGIGVENYANDGGFMPFGFWGLWVAIFISLFSFLGTELIAVTAGEAKDPDVAVPKALKATVFRLATFYVLTIGIMLMIVPWQSAGIDKSPFVRVMEILNIPGASGIMNFIILTAALSAMNSQLYASTRMIYSLSEQQQAPALFQKVSRKGVPVRALLISTLGIFLAAGVKVLLPDTSYAFMMGISMFGAILTWFMVFISHLYFRKRWEKSGGRKLPVKMYGFPYLTILGAFLLLALTVSTWFTGPFKIVLQFGVPWLIFLCIVYLLMSKIKRM, encoded by the coding sequence ATGATAGCCATGGGATGTGCAATTGGCACCGGATTATTTTTGGGCAGCGGCCTTGCGATTTCAACAGCAGGTCCAAGTGTACTTATCAGCTATGCAATAGGTGCATTCATTGTCCTTCTACTGATGGGCTGTTTGGCGGAAATGACTGTAGCCTATCCAACATCGGGATCCTTTGGAACCATTGCTGAAAAATATATAAGTCCATTTGCTGGTTTTGTTGTGAGGTATTCATATTGGATAGCGAATGTCCTAGCCATTGGTGTCGAAGTGAGTGCCATCGCTGTTTATATGAAATATTGGTTCCCAGCTGTACCTGGAAGCGTTTGGATTTTCCTTTTTGCTGCACTGCTAATCTATGTAAATGCGACGAGTGTCAATACATTCGGGAATTTTGAGTATGTATTTTCAATGATTAAAATCAGCGCCATTGTCATATTCATTCTACTGGGCGCCTACGTGGTGATTGGTGCCGAACCTTCAAGCGGGATCGGTGTAGAGAACTATGCAAATGATGGAGGGTTTATGCCTTTCGGGTTTTGGGGGCTCTGGGTCGCCATATTCATTTCGCTCTTCAGCTTTTTAGGAACTGAGTTGATTGCGGTGACGGCGGGAGAAGCAAAGGATCCGGATGTTGCCGTACCTAAAGCTTTGAAGGCAACTGTCTTCAGGCTTGCCACTTTTTATGTACTGACAATCGGGATCATGTTAATGATTGTTCCCTGGCAATCGGCTGGTATTGATAAAAGCCCATTTGTTAGGGTAATGGAAATCCTGAATATTCCTGGAGCATCGGGGATAATGAATTTCATTATTTTAACCGCTGCTTTATCTGCAATGAATAGTCAATTATATGCCTCCACCAGAATGATATATTCATTATCGGAGCAACAGCAGGCTCCAGCCCTATTTCAAAAAGTGAGCAGGAAAGGAGTTCCGGTAAGGGCCCTTCTCATCTCCACTTTGGGCATATTTCTTGCTGCGGGAGTAAAGGTCCTGCTTCCGGATACTTCATATGCATTCATGATGGGGATATCGATGTTCGGAGCCATTTTAACCTGGTTCATGGTGTTCATTTCCCATTTATATTTCAGGAAGAGGTGGGAGAAATCAGGGGGCCGCAAATTACCGGTTAAAATGTATGGATTTCCATATCTAACGATTCTTGGTGCATTTCTTTTGTTAGCTTTGACGGTATCTACCTGGTTCACTGGCCCGTTTAAAATCGTGCTCCAGTTCGGTGTTCCTTGGCTGATCTTTCTTTGCATCGTTTATTTATTGATGTCGAAAATAAAAAGAATGTAA